Proteins found in one Thermoflexus sp. genomic segment:
- a CDS encoding copper resistance protein CopC → MRKALAGVYPLCLVLVLSLSGLVAYTAHAHAEIDRCEPSPGSSILSPPSEVRCWFTEELDPKGSTLSVLDAEGNAVDRGDAHVDLNDPDRKQLVVSLDPGRMKPGTYTVRWRTRSAEDGDIAEGTFVFTLQPAPAFMASPLPTPSPTPTAPVSQPASIPLFLTSTPTPFFPPTAHLRLPRWALPGAALIALVLLGIAALAIRRRG, encoded by the coding sequence ATGCGAAAAGCCCTCGCGGGGGTTTATCCGCTTTGCCTCGTTCTTGTTCTGAGTCTGAGCGGGCTTGTCGCTTACACCGCGCACGCCCACGCGGAGATAGATCGCTGCGAACCATCGCCGGGGTCCTCCATCCTGTCTCCCCCTTCGGAGGTGCGCTGCTGGTTCACCGAGGAGCTGGATCCGAAGGGGAGCACTCTCTCCGTCCTCGACGCCGAAGGGAACGCCGTGGATCGCGGAGACGCCCACGTCGACCTGAACGATCCAGATCGCAAGCAACTGGTGGTTTCCCTGGATCCAGGCCGGATGAAACCCGGAACCTACACGGTGCGCTGGCGCACACGTTCAGCGGAAGATGGCGATATTGCCGAAGGGACCTTTGTTTTCACACTTCAGCCAGCCCCCGCTTTCATGGCTTCCCCACTGCCTACCCCTTCCCCTACACCGACAGCTCCCGTATCGCAACCCGCCTCGATTCCGCTCTTTCTCACGAGCACTCCGACCCCCTTCTTTCCTCCTACCGCCCACCTGAGGCTTCCCCGATGGGCACTGCCGGGAGCCGCCCTGATCGCCCTGGTCCTCCTTGGGATCGCCGCGCTGGCCATCCGCCGGCGTGGATAA
- a CDS encoding CopD family protein: protein MRWRLGGWILLMLLGALAIVPPAMAHAFLVQSDPAPGSQLEAPPRWVRLWFSEPVDPALSRIEVYDKARRRVDRGDLIADPNDPRRLQIALEPIPEGAYTVVWQAFSRVDGHLTRGFFSFAVGRAVIPGASASTVSFPLWALGLQGIHRLAFLIGFGLLIFYEWIFRPAVETLGPTGQPLAWIGARRIHAVFLFALMAEGLQAIAQFLALTPDLPPTAQSALLERVGTEALIRGAMISGAMLMGMAPRGAQRSLRLPRALLVLGALGTFSTTSHGAALGTFSAWLFDFLHRVWAALWIGGLFGLAGTLGTLRVLPPGTRRLYLAIAVPRFSRLALLSVIGLAITGLYNAWIEVGTPDWIWRTSYGRLLIAKSALLTLLLPIAAWNRFRMQPRFAQGNGHAEQAIGPFQKLVLGEVLGVIAIVALAIGLAATPPPRSLPSTGAVAPARILLGRPAEDLRLRLALIPSDTPRRFEIEITDPRGSPLPDLQRVIMELTLLDSDIGVRRVRAQLQPDGHWLAEETLSLPGFWRIRVIVRRQGREDVSSDFPFYQPGGPLATASNDPQALALLQRADEAMNRLQTARMEEELNDGDGRVLFATYAFQAPDRMRLQIEGGASSITIGKVQYVEEDGRWQMLTLADPFRFPDFQNARTVEAARLGREEPLGEARTRVVVARALSGRLTLAFWIDEDNFHLHQVMMAGPGHFMVQRYRDFNAPLAIEPPADAPRAP from the coding sequence GTGCGCTGGCGGTTGGGAGGATGGATTCTTCTGATGCTGCTCGGGGCGCTGGCTATCGTGCCGCCGGCCATGGCCCATGCCTTCCTGGTCCAATCCGATCCGGCCCCTGGATCCCAGCTGGAAGCGCCACCTCGCTGGGTGCGGCTATGGTTCAGCGAGCCGGTGGATCCCGCCCTCAGCCGCATTGAGGTCTACGACAAGGCGCGCCGCCGGGTGGATCGAGGGGATCTCATAGCCGATCCCAACGATCCCCGTCGCCTTCAGATCGCTCTGGAGCCGATCCCGGAAGGCGCTTATACCGTCGTCTGGCAGGCGTTCTCCCGGGTGGACGGCCATCTCACCCGCGGATTCTTCAGTTTCGCGGTCGGGCGGGCGGTGATCCCGGGCGCGAGCGCCTCGACGGTCTCGTTCCCGCTCTGGGCCCTTGGGCTTCAGGGAATCCATCGACTCGCCTTCCTGATCGGGTTCGGCCTGTTGATTTTCTACGAATGGATCTTCCGGCCTGCGGTGGAAACTCTGGGACCAACGGGCCAGCCCCTCGCCTGGATCGGGGCACGCAGGATCCACGCGGTCTTCCTCTTCGCCCTGATGGCTGAAGGGCTGCAGGCGATCGCCCAGTTCCTCGCCCTGACCCCGGATCTGCCTCCCACGGCCCAAAGCGCGCTCCTGGAACGAGTGGGGACCGAGGCATTGATCCGAGGGGCCATGATAAGCGGGGCGATGCTGATGGGGATGGCCCCTCGTGGAGCCCAGCGAAGCCTCCGGCTTCCGAGGGCCCTCCTCGTTTTGGGCGCGCTCGGGACGTTTTCGACGACCAGCCACGGGGCCGCCCTGGGGACCTTCTCCGCATGGCTTTTCGATTTTCTCCACCGCGTCTGGGCTGCCCTCTGGATCGGAGGACTCTTCGGATTGGCCGGCACGCTGGGGACATTGCGGGTCCTCCCACCGGGCACGCGCCGGCTCTATCTCGCCATCGCCGTGCCCCGCTTCTCCCGCCTTGCCCTCCTCAGCGTCATCGGCCTGGCGATCACTGGCCTCTATAATGCATGGATCGAAGTGGGGACGCCAGATTGGATATGGAGGACTTCTTACGGCCGATTGCTTATCGCCAAGTCCGCGCTCCTGACGTTGCTTCTGCCCATCGCTGCCTGGAATCGATTCCGGATGCAGCCTCGCTTTGCCCAGGGGAATGGGCATGCGGAGCAGGCCATCGGGCCCTTCCAGAAATTGGTTCTCGGGGAAGTGCTGGGGGTGATAGCCATTGTAGCCCTGGCCATTGGGCTTGCGGCGACACCGCCGCCCCGTTCGCTGCCCTCGACCGGGGCGGTCGCCCCGGCCCGCATCCTCCTCGGCCGGCCCGCGGAAGACTTGCGTCTCCGGCTGGCCCTCATCCCTTCGGATACGCCCCGCCGCTTTGAGATCGAGATCACCGATCCACGGGGAAGCCCCCTGCCTGACCTCCAGCGGGTGATCATGGAACTGACCCTGCTGGACTCGGACATCGGGGTCCGACGGGTTCGGGCGCAGCTCCAGCCGGATGGCCACTGGCTTGCGGAAGAGACCCTCTCCCTGCCCGGCTTCTGGCGGATCCGGGTGATCGTCCGCCGGCAGGGTCGCGAGGATGTCTCCAGCGACTTCCCCTTCTACCAGCCAGGCGGTCCTCTGGCGACCGCTTCGAACGATCCCCAGGCCCTGGCGCTTCTGCAGCGCGCGGATGAGGCCATGAACCGCCTGCAAACGGCCCGAATGGAGGAGGAGCTCAACGATGGGGATGGACGCGTTCTTTTCGCCACGTATGCGTTCCAGGCGCCCGATCGCATGCGGCTGCAGATCGAGGGCGGCGCATCCTCCATCACAATCGGGAAGGTCCAGTATGTGGAAGAGGATGGGCGCTGGCAGATGCTCACCCTGGCGGATCCCTTCCGGTTCCCGGATTTTCAGAACGCCCGGACGGTGGAAGCCGCGCGCCTCGGGCGGGAGGAACCGCTGGGCGAGGCTCGGACCCGAGTGGTTGTCGCCCGGGCCCTCTCCGGGCGTCTAACGCTGGCCTTCTGGATCGATGAGGATAATTTCCACCTTCACCAGGTGATGATGGCGGGCCCCGGCCACTTTATGGTTCAGCGCTATCGCGACTTCAACGCCCCGCTCGCTATCGAGCCGCCAGCAGACGCTCCCCGCGCTCCCTGA
- a CDS encoding (Fe-S)-binding protein, with protein MSRMVQLFVTCLVDWLRPEIGIATVQLLERIGVTVRFPEAQTCCGQPAFNVGRWQEARAMAEHWVRTFDPDLPVVVPSGSCAAMIRHGYRALLEGRPLYARWEALAAQTCELSQYLIDVLGIQDLGVRREGRVTYHPSCHLLRMLGVREAPERLIRATGAAYHPLPDAEACCGFGGLFSVHFEAVSGAMLARKIQAIRSTGAEVVLGCDWSCLMHIGGGLHRQGLPVRALHLAEWLAEGLL; from the coding sequence ATGAGCCGGATGGTTCAGCTCTTCGTGACATGCCTGGTGGACTGGTTGCGGCCGGAGATCGGGATCGCGACCGTGCAGTTGCTGGAAAGGATCGGCGTCACGGTGCGCTTTCCGGAGGCCCAGACGTGCTGCGGGCAGCCGGCCTTCAACGTCGGGCGCTGGCAGGAGGCCCGGGCCATGGCCGAACATTGGGTGCGGACCTTCGACCCCGATCTCCCGGTGGTGGTCCCCTCCGGCTCATGCGCGGCGATGATCCGCCACGGCTATCGGGCCTTGCTGGAAGGGCGCCCTCTTTACGCGCGCTGGGAGGCGCTGGCCGCGCAAACCTGTGAGCTCAGCCAGTATCTGATCGATGTGCTGGGGATCCAGGACCTGGGGGTTCGACGGGAAGGGAGGGTAACGTATCACCCTTCGTGTCATCTCCTGCGGATGCTGGGGGTGCGGGAGGCGCCGGAGCGCCTGATCCGGGCGACCGGGGCGGCTTACCATCCGTTGCCGGATGCGGAAGCCTGTTGCGGGTTCGGAGGCCTCTTCTCCGTGCACTTCGAAGCGGTTTCCGGGGCGATGCTCGCCCGGAAGATCCAGGCCATCCGTTCCACCGGCGCGGAGGTCGTCCTGGGATGCGACTGGAGCTGCCTGATGCACATCGGTGGCGGCCTGCACCGCCAGGGCCTTCCGGTTCGCGCCCTGCATCTCGCCGAGTGGCTGGCGGAAGGATTATTATAG
- a CDS encoding LutC/YkgG family protein, which yields MNHPVLEAVRRRVTRRAVPLEPVPAMPLEAPPGSEEAVQRLWASWAEIGVQGVRCATEAEAIREVVARLRERKIRHVLVDARTAHAYPGLIPALEDAGLAVMSGGLPREEGPRYLGLGRWAMAEAGITDVLAAFADTGTLWVAGGAGGMRCASLLPPLHIALVRRVQVFSCLAAWLREARSSGALMEWIEESSALIAITGPSRTSDIEKTLTLGVHGPKEVIAFLIEEAG from the coding sequence ATGAATCATCCGGTGCTGGAGGCGGTGCGACGCCGGGTCACGCGCCGGGCTGTCCCACTGGAGCCTGTGCCCGCCATGCCGCTGGAGGCCCCGCCGGGGAGCGAGGAGGCGGTTCAGCGATTGTGGGCTTCATGGGCGGAGATCGGCGTTCAGGGGGTCCGGTGCGCCACCGAGGCGGAAGCGATCCGAGAGGTGGTCGCCCGGCTGCGGGAACGGAAGATCCGGCACGTCCTGGTCGATGCCCGAACCGCGCATGCTTATCCGGGCCTGATCCCGGCGCTGGAGGACGCGGGGCTGGCGGTGATGAGCGGGGGCCTTCCCCGAGAGGAAGGGCCGCGCTACCTCGGGCTGGGGCGCTGGGCGATGGCGGAGGCCGGGATCACCGATGTGCTGGCCGCCTTTGCGGACACCGGGACGCTGTGGGTGGCGGGAGGCGCCGGAGGGATGCGTTGCGCCTCCTTGTTGCCCCCCCTGCACATCGCCCTGGTCCGGCGAGTTCAGGTCTTCTCATGCCTGGCCGCCTGGCTGAGGGAGGCCCGGTCGTCCGGGGCCCTGATGGAGTGGATCGAGGAGAGCAGCGCGCTGATCGCCATCACCGGCCCCAGCCGGACCTCGGATATCGAGAAGACGCTCACGCTGGGTGTGCACGGGCCGAAGGAGGTGATCGCCTTTCTGATCGAGGAGGCCGGATGA
- a CDS encoding LutB/LldF family L-lactate oxidation iron-sulfur protein: MSIPSPAFRSRIRESLGNAPLQEALQRATRSFLISRSKAFADLPDAEAVRDRARAIRAHTIAHLDRYLEQFAREVERHGGKVFWAATAREACDYIVSLARSRGVAMVVKSKSMVSEEVGLNHAMEAAGIRVVETDLGEFIIQLAGERPSHIITPAIHKRREDVSKLFQKHLGMPPTDEIPEMTAAARRALRQVFLDARMGISGVNFGIAETGTLVLVTNEGNGRMVTTLPPIHVALMGIERVVPTWEDAEIMLRVLARSATGQALTAYTSFLTGPRRREEPDGPEELHVVLVDNGRSRWLGTPLEEALYCIRCGACLNACPVYQAIGGHAYGSVYPGPIGSIITPMLGDGDGAELAYASSLCGACQEICPVRIPIPDLLVRWRQMRAGSLLPAWERIGLRAYAQAARHPSLWARVGRWAMGLLRRLGREGWLRRGLGPLGAWTAVRDFPVPQRPAFRDWWTSRKGGGE, encoded by the coding sequence ATGTCCATCCCCAGCCCGGCTTTTCGATCCCGTATTCGGGAGAGCCTGGGAAACGCTCCTCTTCAGGAGGCCTTGCAGCGGGCCACCCGCTCTTTCCTCATCAGCCGCTCGAAGGCGTTCGCGGATCTCCCCGACGCGGAGGCGGTCCGTGATCGCGCCCGGGCGATCCGCGCTCACACCATCGCTCATCTGGATCGTTATCTCGAACAGTTCGCCCGGGAGGTGGAGCGACACGGAGGGAAAGTCTTCTGGGCCGCTACCGCTCGCGAGGCCTGCGATTATATCGTGAGTCTGGCACGGTCCCGGGGCGTCGCCATGGTGGTGAAAAGCAAATCGATGGTCAGCGAGGAGGTCGGCCTGAACCACGCCATGGAGGCCGCCGGGATCCGGGTGGTGGAAACGGACCTGGGGGAGTTCATCATCCAGCTGGCCGGGGAACGGCCTTCCCATATCATCACCCCGGCGATCCATAAGCGTCGGGAGGATGTCTCGAAGCTTTTCCAGAAGCATCTGGGCATGCCTCCTACCGATGAGATCCCGGAGATGACCGCGGCGGCCCGCCGCGCCCTGCGCCAGGTTTTCCTGGACGCCCGGATGGGGATCAGCGGGGTGAACTTCGGGATCGCGGAGACTGGGACCCTGGTGCTGGTAACTAATGAGGGGAACGGCCGTATGGTGACCACCCTGCCGCCGATCCACGTGGCCTTGATGGGCATTGAGCGGGTGGTGCCTACATGGGAGGACGCTGAGATCATGCTGCGGGTGCTGGCCCGCAGCGCCACTGGCCAAGCCCTCACCGCCTACACGTCCTTCCTGACGGGCCCCCGCCGTCGGGAGGAGCCGGATGGGCCGGAGGAGCTCCATGTGGTGCTGGTGGACAACGGCCGCTCCCGCTGGTTGGGGACGCCGCTGGAGGAGGCGCTCTATTGCATCCGGTGCGGCGCCTGCCTGAATGCATGCCCGGTCTATCAGGCGATCGGAGGCCACGCCTACGGGAGTGTGTATCCCGGCCCCATCGGATCCATCATCACGCCAATGCTGGGGGATGGGGACGGCGCGGAGCTCGCTTACGCCAGCAGCCTGTGCGGAGCCTGCCAGGAGATCTGCCCCGTGCGCATCCCGATTCCCGATCTCCTGGTCCGCTGGCGGCAGATGCGGGCGGGAAGCTTGCTGCCGGCCTGGGAGCGGATCGGGCTGCGGGCGTATGCCCAGGCGGCCCGCCATCCTTCGCTATGGGCGCGTGTTGGACGCTGGGCGATGGGTCTCCTGCGCCGCCTGGGCCGGGAAGGCTGGCTGCGCCGGGGGCTCGGACCGCTGGGAGCCTGGACGGCCGTTCGAGACTTCCCGGTTCCCCAGCGACCGGCGTTTCGGGATTGGTGGACATCCCGGAAGGGAGGTGGCGAATGA
- a CDS encoding rhamnulokinase family protein → MIRMIAVDVGAESGRVILGSLEDGRLSIREAHRFPNVPVQAHGTLYWDILRLFYGIKEGIARAARMAGGSIVSIGVDTWGVDFALLDRQGKLIGNPVHYRDRRTEGMMEEVFRRVPPEEIYARTGIQFMPINTLYQLFSMVLRGDPQLEIAQTFLTIPDLFHYWLSGVAICEFTNATTTQCYDPFHRDWARDMLERLGIPTHLFPEIRPPGTVLGPLLREVADELGLSGTRVVAPASHDTGSAVAAVPFQHPDAAYISSGTWSLVGVEVRAPVIQEPARRYNFTNEGGVEGTFRLLKNVMGLWLLQECRRTWARKAGLSLEAEDEEFSKVRAAGRVHQAWDYEALVRQAEAAPPLRSLIDPDDPRFLPPGDMPIRIQAFCRETGQPVPEEPGAIVRCILESLALKYRWVIERLEELLGRPIPVIHIVGGGARNAMLCQWTADATRRPVLAGPVEATAIGNLMVQAIALGYVGGLTQAREVIHRSFAPAIYEPRPSGLWDEAYERFVSSILVPSKGAVLDFSG, encoded by the coding sequence ATGATCCGGATGATCGCTGTGGACGTGGGAGCGGAAAGCGGACGGGTCATCCTGGGATCCCTGGAGGATGGGCGGCTCTCCATTCGGGAAGCCCATCGTTTCCCTAACGTCCCTGTTCAAGCTCATGGAACCCTTTATTGGGATATCTTACGCCTCTTCTATGGGATCAAGGAGGGGATCGCACGGGCCGCTCGTATGGCGGGTGGATCCATCGTTTCCATTGGGGTGGACACCTGGGGGGTCGATTTCGCCCTTCTGGATCGCCAGGGCAAGCTGATCGGGAATCCGGTCCACTACCGGGATCGGCGCACGGAAGGGATGATGGAGGAGGTCTTCCGGCGGGTGCCGCCGGAGGAAATTTATGCTCGCACAGGCATTCAATTTATGCCCATCAATACATTGTATCAGCTATTTTCAATGGTCCTTCGCGGGGATCCCCAGCTGGAGATCGCTCAGACGTTCCTCACGATCCCTGATCTGTTCCATTACTGGCTGAGCGGAGTGGCGATTTGCGAGTTCACCAATGCGACCACCACCCAGTGCTATGATCCCTTTCATCGCGACTGGGCCCGGGATATGCTGGAGCGTCTGGGAATCCCTACGCATCTGTTTCCCGAGATCCGACCCCCGGGCACGGTGCTGGGTCCGCTTCTGAGGGAGGTGGCCGATGAGCTCGGCCTCTCCGGGACGCGGGTGGTGGCCCCGGCCAGTCACGATACCGGATCCGCTGTGGCCGCCGTGCCTTTCCAGCATCCGGATGCGGCGTATATCAGCTCCGGGACGTGGTCGCTGGTGGGAGTGGAGGTTCGAGCGCCGGTAATCCAGGAGCCAGCGCGACGCTATAACTTCACCAACGAAGGCGGGGTGGAGGGAACCTTTCGATTGTTGAAAAACGTGATGGGCCTGTGGCTGCTCCAGGAGTGCCGGCGAACCTGGGCTCGAAAGGCAGGGCTGTCTCTGGAGGCAGAGGATGAGGAGTTCTCAAAGGTCCGTGCTGCGGGAAGGGTTCATCAGGCCTGGGATTACGAGGCCCTGGTCCGCCAGGCGGAGGCAGCACCTCCGCTTCGCTCCCTGATTGACCCGGATGATCCTCGTTTTCTTCCCCCTGGGGATATGCCTATCCGCATTCAGGCGTTTTGCCGGGAAACCGGTCAGCCTGTTCCCGAGGAGCCCGGAGCGATCGTCCGCTGTATCCTGGAGAGCCTAGCACTGAAGTACCGCTGGGTGATCGAGCGCCTGGAGGAGCTGTTGGGTCGCCCCATCCCGGTGATCCATATCGTGGGTGGTGGAGCTCGAAATGCCATGCTCTGTCAGTGGACTGCAGATGCGACCAGGCGTCCGGTCCTGGCTGGCCCCGTGGAGGCGACGGCGATTGGAAATCTGATGGTACAAGCGATCGCGTTGGGTTATGTCGGTGGTCTCACGCAGGCTCGTGAGGTGATCCATCGTTCGTTTGCTCCTGCGATCTATGAGCCTCGGCCTTCCGGGTTATGGGATGAGGCTTATGAACGTTTCGTTTCCTCTATTCTTGTTCCCTCCAAAGGCGCTGTGCTGGATTTCTCTGGATAG
- a CDS encoding bifunctional aldolase/short-chain dehydrogenase, protein MPRNLWNEAEAAGLSELELLVYRSRLLGADRSVCNIFGGNTSAKLMERDFRGRPVRVLWVKGSGSDLATITLQGFAALRLEDVLPLMERESLSDEEMVDYLAHCYLKPGMPRPSIETLLHAFIPAPHVDHTHPDAIVSLATSENGPEHVRRLFGGRAVWVPYVRPGFTLSKWIAEAVRANPQAECVVMAKHGLVTWGEDARSCYENTIRIIQEAEDYIAERAMGRRIFGGVRVPALPEDRRRAIMAELLPLLRGAVSRTRRHILRYDDSPEVLDFVGSERAREIALVGSACPDHLVHTKHWPLFIDWDGSDLEGLKARLVEEVEHYREAYVRYFEENRGPQDTMMDPAPRIILIPGLGLIATGKDAFMAGVARDLYHRAIAVMRGATALDRFVSLTPAEAFAVEYWPLELYKLTLRPPERELAGRVVVITGGASGIGRATAYRMAQEGAHVVILDINREGAEGVAADLTSRYGEGRGMAVPCDVTDERQVIEAFRRVVLTYGGVDIVVNNAGIAHSAPITETSTADWDRLYHVLVRGYFLVAREAFRIWKAQGVGGSMVIVASKNALVAGKNAAAYSSAKAAEVHLARCLAEEGGEIGVRVNVVCPDAVIRGSSIWDTRWREERARTYGISPEQLEEYYRQRTTLKVNVYPEDVAEAIFFFASDRSAKTTGGILTVDGGVSAAYVR, encoded by the coding sequence ATGCCGCGCAACCTCTGGAATGAGGCGGAGGCGGCGGGTTTAAGTGAGCTGGAGCTGCTGGTCTATCGCTCCCGCCTGCTGGGGGCTGATCGGAGCGTGTGCAACATCTTTGGAGGGAACACCTCGGCCAAGCTAATGGAGCGCGATTTCCGTGGACGCCCGGTGCGGGTGCTCTGGGTGAAGGGCTCAGGATCGGATCTGGCCACGATCACCCTGCAGGGATTCGCGGCCCTTCGGCTGGAGGATGTGCTTCCTCTAATGGAACGGGAAAGCCTCTCGGATGAAGAAATGGTGGACTATCTCGCGCATTGCTACCTGAAGCCGGGAATGCCTCGCCCTTCGATTGAGACCCTGCTCCATGCTTTCATACCTGCCCCTCATGTGGATCACACCCATCCGGACGCCATCGTCAGCCTGGCCACTTCGGAGAACGGCCCGGAGCACGTGCGACGGCTGTTCGGGGGGCGAGCGGTCTGGGTCCCTTATGTGCGACCCGGCTTCACGCTGAGTAAATGGATCGCCGAGGCGGTGCGAGCCAACCCGCAGGCAGAGTGCGTGGTGATGGCTAAGCACGGCCTGGTGACATGGGGAGAGGATGCCCGTTCATGTTATGAAAATACTATCCGGATCATCCAGGAAGCAGAGGATTATATTGCTGAGCGGGCGATGGGACGACGGATCTTCGGCGGGGTACGGGTTCCCGCGCTGCCGGAGGATCGACGCCGGGCGATTATGGCCGAGCTGCTCCCGCTCCTGCGGGGCGCGGTGAGTCGGACCCGCCGTCATATCCTTCGCTATGACGATAGCCCGGAGGTGCTGGACTTTGTGGGCAGCGAGCGGGCGCGGGAGATCGCCCTGGTTGGCTCCGCATGCCCGGACCATCTCGTTCATACCAAGCACTGGCCGTTGTTCATTGACTGGGACGGCTCGGATCTGGAAGGTTTGAAGGCTCGTCTGGTTGAGGAGGTGGAGCACTACCGGGAGGCTTACGTTCGGTATTTCGAGGAGAACCGAGGGCCCCAGGACACGATGATGGATCCCGCTCCGCGAATCATTTTGATTCCAGGTTTGGGGCTCATCGCCACGGGCAAGGATGCCTTCATGGCCGGGGTGGCCCGGGATCTCTATCACCGAGCCATCGCGGTGATGCGGGGGGCTACCGCCCTCGATCGCTTCGTCTCGCTCACGCCAGCGGAAGCTTTTGCGGTGGAATACTGGCCGCTGGAGCTTTACAAGCTGACGCTGCGCCCGCCGGAGCGGGAGTTGGCAGGGCGCGTGGTGGTTATCACCGGTGGGGCCTCTGGCATCGGTCGAGCAACAGCCTACCGGATGGCTCAGGAAGGGGCTCACGTGGTGATCCTGGATATCAACCGAGAAGGAGCGGAAGGCGTGGCGGCGGACCTGACGTCCCGTTACGGCGAGGGGAGGGGGATGGCCGTCCCATGCGACGTTACGGATGAGCGCCAGGTCATCGAGGCCTTCCGCCGGGTGGTCCTGACCTATGGGGGCGTGGATATCGTGGTCAATAACGCGGGAATCGCCCACTCCGCTCCGATCACCGAAACGTCCACGGCGGATTGGGATCGTCTTTATCACGTCCTGGTGCGGGGATACTTCCTGGTGGCCCGGGAGGCTTTCCGGATCTGGAAGGCGCAGGGGGTAGGGGGAAGCATGGTCATTGTGGCTTCAAAGAACGCTCTGGTGGCCGGGAAGAATGCGGCGGCTTACAGTTCAGCCAAGGCGGCAGAGGTCCATCTGGCCCGTTGTCTGGCGGAGGAAGGCGGCGAGATCGGTGTGCGGGTGAATGTGGTCTGTCCGGACGCCGTGATCCGCGGCTCCAGCATCTGGGATACGCGATGGCGTGAGGAGCGCGCCCGTACCTACGGCATCTCCCCCGAACAGCTGGAGGAGTATTACCGCCAGCGCACTACTTTGAAGGTCAACGTCTATCCGGAGGATGTGGCTGAAGCTATTTTCTTCTTCGCTTCGGATCGCTCGGCAAAAACAACTGGGGGGATCCTGACAGTGGACGGCGGGGTCTCGGCTGCATATGTGCGATGA
- the rhaI gene encoding L-rhamnose isomerase, with protein sequence MANAPGYEHLAESLARRGIDVEAVKMALKRQRIETPSWGYGNSGTRFKVFAWPGAARNIYEKLADAAVVHRLTGVCPTVAIHIPWDKVEDWEGLKQYAADLGLQIGAVNPNLFQEDDYKLGSVCHPDPRVRRRAVEHMLECVEIAEKVGSSILSLWFADGTNYPGQDDFRARKHRMLEALSEVYRRMPPGMRMLIEYKFFEPAFYHTDLADWGMAYVLATHLGPRAQVLVDTGHHPQGTNIEHIVAFLLDEGRLGGFHFNNRKYADDDLIVGSINPFELFLIFNELVAAERDPRTADTARAVAYMIDQSHNIEPKIEAMIQSVVNIQTAYAKALLVDRKRLREAQEAGDVLEAHRVLLEAYETDVRPLLAQVRLEMGLDPDPVGAFRRSGYAEKVARERGVAMVASGYPGAS encoded by the coding sequence ATGGCGAACGCCCCTGGATATGAGCACCTGGCGGAATCCCTCGCCCGTCGGGGGATCGATGTTGAGGCTGTCAAGATGGCGCTGAAGCGCCAGCGGATTGAGACGCCCTCGTGGGGGTATGGGAATTCCGGCACGCGGTTTAAAGTTTTTGCATGGCCGGGGGCCGCTCGCAACATCTATGAAAAGCTGGCCGACGCGGCGGTGGTGCATCGCCTCACCGGCGTCTGTCCGACGGTAGCGATCCATATCCCGTGGGATAAGGTGGAGGATTGGGAGGGATTAAAGCAATACGCCGCGGATCTGGGCCTGCAAATCGGAGCAGTCAACCCCAATTTGTTTCAGGAGGATGATTATAAACTGGGAAGTGTCTGCCATCCGGATCCGCGGGTGCGGCGTCGGGCTGTGGAGCACATGCTGGAGTGCGTTGAGATCGCAGAGAAGGTGGGCTCCTCCATTCTAAGCCTCTGGTTCGCCGATGGAACGAATTATCCTGGCCAGGACGATTTCCGGGCTCGCAAACACCGGATGCTGGAGGCGCTGTCTGAGGTATATCGGCGGATGCCGCCCGGGATGCGGATGCTGATCGAGTATAAATTCTTCGAGCCCGCCTTTTACCACACGGATCTTGCCGACTGGGGCATGGCCTACGTCCTTGCCACACATCTGGGGCCCCGGGCCCAAGTCCTGGTGGATACCGGACATCACCCTCAGGGTACCAATATCGAGCATATCGTGGCCTTTCTTTTGGACGAGGGCCGGCTAGGCGGTTTCCATTTCAATAACCGCAAATACGCGGATGACGACTTGATTGTCGGTTCGATCAATCCCTTCGAGCTCTTTCTGATTTTCAATGAGCTGGTGGCCGCTGAGCGGGATCCGCGGACGGCGGATACAGCGCGAGCGGTGGCCTACATGATCGATCAGTCTCATAACATTGAGCCCAAGATCGAGGCGATGATCCAGTCGGTGGTCAATATCCAGACCGCCTACGCAAAGGCGCTGCTGGTGGATCGGAAGCGGTTGCGAGAGGCCCAGGAGGCCGGGGATGTTCTAGAGGCCCATCGAGTCCTCCTGGAGGCTTATGAGACGGATGTGCGGCCGTTGCTGGCTCAGGTGCGCCTGGAAATGGGGTTGGATCCAGATCCTGTTGGAGCCTTCCGGCGAAGTGGATATGCGGAGAAGGTGGCCCGGGAACGGGGAGTCGCCATGGTGGCCAGTGGCTATCCTGGCGCATCCTGA